Genomic window (Nymphaea colorata isolate Beijing-Zhang1983 chromosome 1, ASM883128v2, whole genome shotgun sequence):
AGGGAAACCCCTGAGCAGTATGAATATGGACGAGCTACTTAAGAACATCTGGTCGGCCGAGGCGAATCAATCATTGGCTTTCTCCATGGAGAATCACAGTCAGGCGGGCCCGAAATCGGTTTCCGTCATATATGGCTTGCCCCAACAGGTGAGCTCAAACCTCACCCACGAATTGAGCAAGAAGACTGTCGATGAGGTGTGGAGAGACATTCAGCAGTTGCAGAGGAATAATAACAATGAGAAGCAAGTGCAAGACCAGCAACTTTCTGTGGGGGAGATGACATTGGAGGACTTCTTAGTGAAGGCGGGAATCGTCTCCGAAGCCGGCACTAAAAATGGAGGTAGTCGGAAGGGCGTGGAGCATTTGGAGATTGGTCATGGTGGTGGCAGTGCTGCTAGTGTGTTGGGAATCAATCCAATTGTTAGTCAGAATTTTCAGAGACAGAGCCAGTGGCTAATCACGTCCTCCAGTAGCCAACAGCTGGTTGAGCCAAGAGACCAAAATTTGATTGGTGCTTATATGCCTAACCACCCAATCTCTGCGCCATTGCCCGCCACCGCTGGTCCAGTTATGGAGATGATGTTTACTGACAACGATCAAATGGCAGAGGCACAGTCACCAAACCGGAAAAGGTTTGCTTGTGGTGAAGTGATTGAGAAAACAGTTGAGCGAAAACAGAAGAGGATGATTAAAAACAGAGAATCTGCAGCTAGGTCGCGTGCCAGGAAGCAGGTGACGTCGTAATTCTCTTTTGCAGCCTTTTTGAATTTTCTGCAGTGCATCTCTTCTCTAACgccattttcctttttacccTCACAGGCCTATACAAATGAGTTGGAGAACAAGGTTTTGCGTCTGGAGGAGGAGAATGAGATGCTTCGACAGCAGAAGGTGAGCGATGTTTTCCTaatgggtgtgtgtgtgtgtatctataCGAAGATTCATGGTTCATTCTCTTGGACTGCTACCAAGGCAGTTTACTTTAAAGCAAAACCCAATGCTATGTTCTAAGAGGTGCCACTTTTAAAATTCTATAGTGCATCATATCTTTGCATCAGTTCCTGCAAAAGCTAAACTGATTGGACAGTTCCAAGCAAAAGATTTACTCCATTATCTGGGATTGTCTTCCCATTCATGGTTGTTGACCACACCAACCACACGGCACACGTGCATATGTAGACATGTATGTGTGTAATATGACGGGTATTTCTAAGTCCTCATCCTTGATTAAATGTAATAGATGTTAAATTGAATTTGTCAAGTTTCCATTCAAGTTGTGCGTTTGTATGGCCTTGCATTCATTGTCTGCAGAGTCAGACGTGCTGTCAGCAAACGTAgcctttttcgtttttcttcttttcttgtttgcagGAATGACCTGAAGACATTTGACATCCCATGTATGATGTATTTGTTTTAGTTTACGACCTTTGCCTTCAGAATTTCTTAAACATCCAAGTGCCAGAATGTAGCTCTCATGGTAATCCATTTCATGAAAGTGTTCAAAgagcttattttttaattagttttgatGTCTTATTAGCCTCACATATTCATCGACTTGAATCTTGTTCTTGGGGAAAGCCAACTTGTGCATGATAGTGGTGTGTCATGGAAAAATGACAATATACAGGAGAAGAGAGGGTATCTATCATCTCCTGGTGAAACTCAATGCCTTATGTTTGTTATTCATGAGTTCATCTTTATTGGGTTGATGCATGCAAATTTCTACTCGTACTGATCCTacattatttccttttttctttacaGAAGTTGCAGAATATTCTGTATGCAGCAATACAGCCAGAGCCAAAGTACAAGCTCCGCAGGACCAACTCTGCTCCATTTTGATTCTCTGTCTATTGAACTCCATTTTGGTTCTGTGCCTATAACATTTGCAGATTCAGATAGCTTCAGTTGTTCAGAACATGAGAGACTCCAGGAGTTCTGTCCCACGGTCCGTAGTGTGGTAAGCAGGGGCATCTTTCTAGTGTGGCTTTTCTGCTTCGTCCTATGTAAATCTATTTACGGCATGCTGTGAAATGAATATCAATCTGTCAAGAGAAGTTTGGGTTAAAGTTAACACTTGCATCCTTTTTCTGACACTATTTTCTTGTAAGTGCCCATGCTTCATCTAGCATCGCCATTAATGTTTTGCTTGAGAGAGATACAGGTGAACAACTATTCCAGTCTTCCTCCTGTACTAAAACCTTCAGTATAGAATATTGAGCGATCTCTTATCCCCAGTTCACAACTACATCCTCTGCTCTCCTCCAATTCTTGCAGCTAATCAAGAGTTACTTGCAAAGGAACAAAAGCAAAGATTTTTCATTGCCCCTTCTTGAAGAACTTCCGGTTGCATCTAGCTGTACCAGCCAACAGAATCTTGGGAATGAGGCATCAGGAacaaaagaggggaaaaaaaagaaaaaaagaacatcccttttcttttatttctgttGAAGAAACTgataactttttatttgttggtAAGCTCGCCTGCAAGGCCTGGCATGTGGGAGGCATTAGCTGAGAGCATTCTTGCCTGGACCTAGTGAATCCTTCTGCATTAAGCTTAGACTCGGTTTAATGTGCCAAAACATATAATGTTTACAAGCACACCAGATGCATACTGAACATCATAATTGTTATATCACAAAATCTGTGCCGACCTCTAGCCGTTCATGGAAAAATTTGTCTACATGTTTGCACCACGAGAGAACATTCCAAAACAAGttggaaaggaaaaagttaGAATTTGAAGGGATCATGCAATTGCGTGTAATGTTGCCTAATcataagtcattcatttggttTTCCATGTTACCAAACTTAGAATTTTGAGAAAACCAAATATGTGATCCTTGTTACTGAGGGAGTCGTCCAATTTCAGTATTCTTTAATGGTAACAAGACGTGGTGCTTAGACAAGTGGTTGACAAAGCATCATCAACtggaagaaaacaggaaaatagGCCATTGAAGGGAATCAAACCACCTGACGTTTACTCTTGAAATCTGATGATGGTTCGGTTTTCTCTCATTCCAACTTACAGATACGTCGTTTAGAGTCTTCATGGAGAATAAGCAAGGCCTAAGATTGATCAATCCCAGTAAAAGGGGGCACCTGGTTTTCAAGCTCCTTGTCTAATGCATAACAGTTGGCATCAGCATGAGATCTCGAGGACGAAATCAGAATTCCGGTTCCACCTTCGAATCCTTTCGCCTTCATCATTAAGAAGGAAAACTATTGAACTTGCAAAGCCCTAATCCCTTCTCCCGCAGCGCTAAGGGCCTGGGTTGGTTCAGTCTTCAGTTTGCACTGGCTTTTCGTTAAGTGTGGGCAGGAACTCATTTCGGGTGAGCAGAAGTTATAGAAGTTCCTTGAGGCTCGAACGCCTCTCATTCTTTCTGTTTCCGGGATTCTGGATTGCGTCTGGACTCAGTCGGATCACGTTTCCAGGATTCTGGACTGCGTCGGGACTTAGTCGGAgcagaaaaacattcaaaatgtaTTTGCACTTCAAAagtatgaaaaattgaaatcaatccagatgattaaatatttaaattcatCATTAGAAACACCGTAAACTGTtgcaaaaaatattgtaaataCTGACAATAGACGGCCAACTGATTTTAATTCTTCAAAAAGGTAGGaacttgaacttgttttttaaGAATTGCTTCCATGACTGAACCTAACGAGCCATGACACGGAAGACTGGAGAGAGATGTCGGGGAGGAGCCAGCGCCTCGTCTGAGATCAAAGAATCAGTTGACTTGACCATCTTGAACCCTCCCGaccctttcccttctttttttctagCCGGGCAGAAGCTTGCCGCCAGTCTGCTTTTGTGGATGGCGGTGTGCAACGCCGTCGCGGATTCAGTCTTCCATTCCATCGGTCACGCTGGTTCAGGTTCCCTCTCTGTCTCCATCTCTCTCCGTGACTGCTTATGCCTTCTTCTTCCACTTCGTGTGGCATCTGTTTAATCGCCGGAAGAAGTGTCCGACGATCAACTGTCCATGTGAGTATGgacttctttctatctctttctcaTTACAGCGACGAAAATGTTCGGGCTCTGAggtcctctctttctctctctctctcttcccccgcTCCCCCACCGGGCCACCCCCTTCTCTCTCAAGAATTCCAGATTGCATTTTTTATACGGCAAAAATTTGGAGCGGGCGCTCAGAATCGTGGACCTAGGCGGCGTCAAGCGCATTGCCGGCGAACCCAGCGGCCGAGCGCTCTTTCTGGTCACTCTCCTCCCTCGTGCTTCGTGGGCTTCCCTTTTCGCTTCTTATTCTTCGTgggttttattttcttcttgttttctgtttATTTGCGTAATGGGTTGGGGTTGACCGGATTACATTGGGTTTAGGTGGTGGTGGaatcaagaaggaaagaggagtACATCTGCTTCCCTACCCACCATTGCACCTGCTACTCCTCCTTCTACGACGTCGTCAACAAGGCGGAGCAACTCTGTGTACGGCTGTTAGTCCCTGTCCAGTTTCCCTTGTACCTTCACTTTCATCATCCTTCTTTTCTTGTGGTTGTATTATCATCtgtcaaatttgttttcttcgtctgttaaatttgttttcttcgTCCTCATcgtcatattttttgtttcttggtccAGTGTAAGCATCAGTTGGCTGCACGGTTCGCGGAGGGGGTGCAGGCTTACACGGAAGTGAGAGTGCCTGACGAGGAGTTGGCTGTCATGCTGTCCAGGCTCTGACGCTTGCCTGTGGTGTAATTGTTGTTCAACACCAAGAGGTGATTCTTATCTTTGACGTAAATTTCTTTCAGGAGTTGGCTGTCATGCTGTCCAGGCTCTGACGCTTGCCTGTGGTGTAATTGTTGTTCAATACCAAGAGGTGATTCTTATCTTTGACGTAAATTTCTTTCAATCCCTATAGGCAATTGATTGTTCTTTCCGTATTACTTAACTTGTGTTCCTATTGGTGATTGACCTCTCTGTGTTGGTTCATTTGTCATTTTGGTTTATATTTTTGGCCTTTTAGTCATTCTTGTGAATTTTGTATAGTGTCTAAAAACTATCTCAACTCCGGAAGATATATATCGTATCCTTTTTCCTTGTTCTGCTTCTCTGTACTGATTAAAAGCAGTTGCATCGGTACAAGCTGTTACAAGAAATGGTTGCTGATATTCACTTTGTTTGTTTACGCCTTAATCATTTGAGGCATTCATGTTACGAAGCTGGGcggaaaattatattttctcttgtttgttgtTGCTTAGATGGACGAAGCTGGTTATGGCGAAGCGTAAATAAATACGTTTTCTCtctttactttttcaaaattggTGTCTCATTTTCTAGTAATCTTAAAGGATTTAATGAATGGTAATGACAAATCTCAACCACTTCAAAACCTTGAATGTTTCACTTACTTGAGTTCCTCACAATGTCGGACTCATGGCAattcttttaattttagaaaataatgcTGACTTATTGAATTCACTATTTCCATTGTTCAATTGTTATCACTTATTGATGTTTTTACAGATGAAGCTTGTGAACCCAAATGACTTATTCCATTATCTCTTGAAGAATAACAAGCTGAACAGAGGGCGGTTGCTTGGGTTAGATGTTGGTAGTCGGTATGTTGGTTTGGCTATTTCTGACCGCAACAATGCGCTTGCATCACCTCTGAGGTATGAAATATCTAAGTCAACTAGTTTACCATGCTCTTACAGAGAATTTGTATTAGTAATTTAGTATATTATAATTCATATCTGAGGCAGAACTAGGACTGGTAGATCCTGttaatacaatttttttcctgATGTTGGTTAGGTTAACTTCATTCACATGAGTCTCATATGTGGCCTACAGattattttttgtgactatCTATCCAGATTTTAatgttagaacttagaagcGCTAATGCTAGATTCATTTTTCACACCAACTGTTGGATGTGTTGTTAATCATGACTAAATCCTGGTGttcattttgttctttcaaatttggaGTTTGAATTAGTCTCGGAAGACTGAAAAACCGGTATGTTTTCTGTATGGTGTGTTTATTTTCCCAATCAGACACACTAAAAGGTCATCTTTGGTTTGAATCCTGATAATCTGGACTTTGTAATGTGAGTGTGGAAGCTGGCAACTGATGATATCCAACAATGCAACAATAGAAAAGAATTTTCTCCCTTGTCCTCCCAATTGAAATAGTTGATTTTATTAAGTAGCATAAATCACCAAATGCTctttatatatgcaaatataAAGAGTAGATATACTGCTAAACTTAAAAGTTTGCTTCTATTACttgacatgaaaaatgaaatcagaaaagccagttaaagaaaaacatggaaaagcaCCAACTTTATCCAGTTATTCTTTATTTCTTCGTTTTCTTGCTTATACTCATTATGAAGGCTAGATTAGTTGGGATCCAGCTTCCTTTTTTGCATGTTTCAGGCACATTCCTTTGATTGAAGTCCAcatgctttaaagtttaaacagcCTGTTCGCTAGTAGTTTTGTGGGGAAGCTTcaagtcttcttcttcttcctttttttttttcccttttctgttcTATAATTTTCCTTTCTGTTAGAGTAACTATGGGTACCAGAATCTTATAACCGCGGTGACATGAATGTTGGAAATACAAATTTTGATCATTACATTGTGTCTTGATTATTTTGGTGTACATATTTCCTGATCTAAtaacttttttcaaaatttaatccTATCAACCTGGTTACATGGTTTCCTATCAATTTGACAGTGTATTAGTAAGAAAGAAGTCAAACATACAGTTGATGGCCAGTGACTTTGAGACTTTGGTAAGATTGTTTCctgctctctctcactctctctctctctatatgtgtgtgtgtgtgagtatatacaggcacacacacacacacacgtgcgcACACATGCATGACAAGTCAGGGTTTGTTCTAGACAGATATTGGAGTTCAATGTCTGGAAGGAGCAGTATTAGATGGTGCGTGACAAAAGAACCTTTGcttagttttgattttattgacATCCGCAtgaaccttttttttccccttttttgtgATCAGGGTTTTGTGACATGTAGTCTAGATATACGTGTTTACCAATATGCCATGTTAGAATGCATGATGTAGTTCCCTTTTAGTGGTGATTCTGTAAAGTATATACTACCTGTTCCTTGGTAATGTTTGTGGTCCTCGAATACTTTTTTTGCTTCCATGACATATGTTTCCACCTATGATCATCTTCTGATTTTCTTAGGATGTGTGCATATTTGACATTGTGAATGGTTATCTtctgattgacattttgaatttttgatgaTTAAAACAATTTAAGGTTGTCAATTCCTATCTTTAACAATCTCGAAGTTGAACTCATTTTCAGTGGTATGTTTTTCTAGTTAGAATTGCACTTTCTCAAATtgcatattgtttttcttttgttatgtgGACCTTGTTTCAACCCAATTTGTTTGATTAAAGGAGGTTCATATATGTTCCTTATCATTCAGCCATCGCATCCAGGAAGCAACATGGTAGTCTATTTAGAATTGAATAGGAAACTGCATCAAAATTTAGTGCAGCATAGAAGCACATATGGAGTACGACAAGCAAATATAGGCCTTCATTATGACTAGCAGATTATTATAGTCAATTCTGATGCTACTTTGTTAGGATGCCTCATGTCCCTATGCCAGGGGCGATACACATGCTGCAATGGCCAGGACAAAGGTCATGAAGCTGCGAGGGTAGCCTAAACTCCAGAGTAAACATTTCCAGTttgattgttctttttcttttgcagtaCTTCTGCCCACATTTCTGCTGTTAGATTATCCTTTTTCTGATAAGTATGTACTATTGACTTCTGTCTCTGGACTCTGGGTATGTTCACCTGCGTGGATGTTTATGTGCTTGCCCATAAGTCCAGCTAGATTCTCTGCATATCCTGCTTGACATGATTGATAAGTAAACAGTGATTGACATGACAGCCAGTAGTAATTTTGAATGGTTAATACAACGTCTTAGCATGTCTGTGCAGGTAAAAGAATATTCTTTAGCGGGGTTAGTTATAGGATGCCCTTATAATTTCATGGGTTCTGAAAATTCACAGGTAAATATTATTTTCAGGTTTCAAGATGTCAGCTATTCGTGTCGATATCTATAGATTCTGGTTTTGTGTAGGTGGCACAAGTAAAGCTATTCGTGGATTCTCTTCGCAGGACTGGGCAACTTGAAGGATTGAGCTACACGTACTGGGACGAGAGGTTTACTTCAAAGGTGAGCGTTGACCCTGCAGTTCAAGAGTGAAAAAAAGTCACTAGGTTACTCATGTTGGACTACTTGTCTTGTAGTGTGTAGAAGCACTGGTGAGGCCCCTCAATCTGCATCCCGTGCAATATAAGACGGTTATTGACAAATTTGCTGCTGTTGCCATTCtccaggtctctctctctctctctctctctctctctctctctctgcatataTGTGTCGTGATCCTTCACCTGTGTTTACTTCTTCTGACAGGGTTTCCTGGACTTCGCAAACAGGAATCTCAAGCTAAGGGAACAGGAAAAATCATGATGTACTGGTTTTTGTACGACAGCTTGGCCTAGCATTGGATGGTGGTTGTCCTAAAGCATCAATTTCTCACTGTTTATATTATTACCAGGCAATACACGCCCCAGTTTCTGTTGCTGCTTTATTTCTTTCAAAGGTGTCTTGATGCCCATGTGATAATCGCGACGTTATTCCtcgtctacatagaacgatagGTTTCAAGAAATTGAACGGTGCTCAATAGCTATAACCGGCTATGTTAAGTAGACCTGTTCAGCTAAGCTAATCAAACTTTCTCCCGGACATTGCCAATGCATTGTGGTCGCCGTTTAGAGTTGGAACCATGCAGCATTAAGAATGGTAGCTTGCTGAAGAAagtagaaacagaaaaaagttcGTGTAAAACATCGATAACTAGGCCTGCAAAGTAAAAGGCATATAACTGAGCAATTTGCCATCTCTTGGCCTCTCCATACGTGAACACGCAAGTGAGCTAAAGACCCATCTAGTAACCATGTCAGACTCGAGGATCATGGTAAGGACAAACCAGCAAGTGTTTACAGAGGCAGAAATGAGCACCATTTCGCAAGCCCATCAATCTCACTTAGGCCAAGTATCGATTAGTTAATTCTCCATGGTATACGCCCACTGGGGTACTCTTACTGTCTTACACCTCAAAATCGAGTGAAGAGACTGGGAGCTATTCTCGACTCTTCATCACtcgttttgagaaaaaaaatcgtAAAGCAGTGATGTCTTAAGACTTTCTGTGCCatgtgtttgattgcctttATAGAGAAGGGTTTCTAGTTCCTAATTTATATTAACCATCTTTCGGCAACGGCCAAAGAAAGTAAAATTCAAAGCACATTCCACAAGTTCAGATAAAGAAACCATCGAAACGATTTACTCTCTTTTTCCCATCTTCTTGTCTGGCTAGACTGACAATCCTACAAAGTCAACTAAAATCTCATTgaacttgctttttttttcttccgtaTGTAAGAAGGTTTCTCAATGTTACAGGCACAAAAGCATAAGCACGGAAGCAAAAGACTACAATAtgggagagaagaaaaacagcaTTTTCATTATCCAAGCGGAAGTTGCGAAACAGTTTTTTtggactctcttacgatagaaaGCATGGCAGGATATCATACACACACAAACTATGCATGTCAACTTCTCACTGTTGACAAATTATTTTTCCCCGTCAGTGAAGCATGAGTTTACTGGCTTCACCGAGATGCTTCAGCAACCACCGTTCTAGGTTTCACACCGATCTTCTTCCATGAAACGGTGGGCATAATCTGTTCTTTGTCTACTCTGTCACTGAACTTCATGGTAAAATTGAGCAAGGAATCGAGGAGAGAATCGGATAGGAGGTGAGGCTTCAGTCCTAATTCGATCAGTTTTGTGTGCTTGGCATTGTAGTAGTGTTCCTCAGCCTCTACTCGCGGGTTTGGCACAGAAATGGTGCGCACCTCCAAGCCAAGCTTCTCCCCGGCTTTTGTGACGGCTTCTGCTAGTTCATTGACAGAGAACTGCTCAGTGAATTGGTTGAAGACACGGAACTCGCCGGGGCTTGCCGGGTTAGCAATAGCAATCTCAACACATTGCACCGTGTCCCTGATGTCAAGGTATCCTCTGGTCTATCACATACAGCAAAAAAGACCAGTGAGGTcatagataaaaaaacaaacacaaataaaaacaacaaagtGACCAAAACGTTCTATCTATCAAGAAAATCACACAAAAAGTTTGGCAGTTAATCATCGTCATGACATTGGATCTGAATATCCAAACTGAGATTCCACACTCAGTCTAATCAAGGATTGAAACGGCGATGGATAACCATAAAGATGACGAGTCCATAAATCCTGAACTCAAGATCAGCATGGAGCATGAaataggcagttgcccacaaaGAGATGTATATTATGGGCCATCGCAAAGAACTTGATACACACAATATATCAAAGACATAAATTCAAAAGAGTCCATTGCCCCGACTCCTACCTGACCACCTTTGCCGTACACAGTAAGAGGATGCCCAACTGCAGCTTGAACACAGAACCTGTTTAAGGCTGTCCCATACACTGCATCATAATCGAACCTGTTGACCAAGTCTT
Coding sequences:
- the LOC116245878 gene encoding uncharacterized protein LOC116245878; translated protein: MTRKTGERCRGGASASSEIKESVDLTILNPPDPFPSFFLAGQKLAASLLLWMAVCNAVADSVFHSIGHAGSGVGCHAVQALTLACGVIVVQYQEMKLVNPNDLFHYLLKNNKLNRGRLLGLDVGSRYVGLAISDRNNALASPLSVLVRKKSNIQLMASDFETLVKEYSLAGLVIGCPYNFMGSENSQVAQVKLFVDSLRRTGQLEGLSYTYWDERFTSKCVEALVRPLNLHPVQYKTVIDKFAAVAILQGFLDFANRNLKLREQEKS
- the LOC116245877 gene encoding ABSCISIC ACID-INSENSITIVE 5-like protein 2 codes for the protein MGFQAMASPKEGGQSPWVQALVPQGSLYNLTLDEVQNQLGDLGKPLSSMNMDELLKNIWSAEANQSLAFSMENHSQAGPKSVSVIYGLPQQVSSNLTHELSKKTVDEVWRDIQQLQRNNNNEKQVQDQQLSVGEMTLEDFLVKAGIVSEAGTKNGGSRKGVEHLEIGHGGGSAASVLGINPIVSQNFQRQSQWLITSSSSQQLVEPRDQNLIGAYMPNHPISAPLPATAGPVMEMMFTDNDQMAEAQSPNRKRFACGEVIEKTVERKQKRMIKNRESAARSRARKQAYTNELENKVLRLEEENEMLRQQKKLQNILYAAIQPEPKYKLRRTNSAPF